Proteins from a single region of Segatella copri:
- a CDS encoding TonB-dependent receptor, producing MKTIRNVMLIGLLLILALPVAAQRKVKFGIFDKATEQPIIGAVITYADNEKLKSPQRVVTNMDGEATISVPQSDKCYYQVVSVGYNPLKGTIGSVSSLKLFMTEDVMKVNEVVVTGSRTARPIKLSPVSTQVIGGKELVDAGYADLTKALQQETPGMNIQKVGFGNEISMQGLDARHVLFLQDGERLTGDMAGNLDYERFNLHAIDRIEIVKGASSTLYGSRASGAVINLITKKTTKPIDIQAGVRWGQMNETNYKNPEKKDFLYMFEKNADRPNLQSWVSAGFNAGKVTSQTDVWYSSSDAFYMYQAENDKKVYTQEANPWLDHDVTITSVASRPPMGIEGTEHISVSQKVFYDPFKNLEILAYGSAFYMNTYDLIQDMTFSQARDWTAGTKIKYSFKDWFKITASLHGDFYDRFKRHERIDERTKVYKSRIFQPRLSITSQKFEGHDLILGIEHLSDDLTSDRFNGDASHIMRTRSLKETEAFLQDEWTMNDHWMVSAGVRTNFSRAFGLMAMPKIAFKWSPSDHWAWRANYSMGYRSPSIKELFFNWDHLGMFMIKGNEDLKPEKNNYVSLGTEYSNDNFFISGNVYGNFFRKKIEGVWRIYDMQYNFEYTNLSKQNLIGLETIMRWHFLNHFTMNATYSYVNVSKTDGIQVNTTSPHAATASLDYKYNKKNYRLGATFSASYMGEKKFDVQDRLSVNGESHDAYFRCQLPQYVLCNLSVIQTFYNKVKVTVGVDNIFNYVPKTLGSGITMFNVPATAGAKAHVQVEVLVDELVKAFRKK from the coding sequence ATGAAGACAATTAGAAATGTAATGCTCATCGGCTTGCTGCTGATACTCGCCCTTCCTGTCGCTGCACAGCGAAAGGTGAAGTTCGGTATCTTCGACAAAGCCACTGAGCAGCCAATCATCGGCGCAGTCATCACCTACGCCGACAATGAGAAATTGAAATCGCCACAGCGTGTTGTTACCAACATGGATGGTGAGGCTACCATCTCGGTGCCTCAGAGTGACAAGTGTTATTACCAGGTGGTATCCGTGGGCTATAACCCTCTGAAGGGAACCATCGGAAGCGTCAGCTCCCTCAAGCTCTTCATGACAGAAGACGTGATGAAGGTGAACGAGGTGGTGGTTACAGGTTCCCGTACCGCGCGACCAATCAAGCTGTCGCCAGTGAGCACGCAGGTGATCGGCGGTAAGGAACTGGTAGATGCAGGCTATGCCGACCTGACCAAGGCCCTGCAACAGGAGACACCGGGTATGAACATCCAGAAGGTGGGTTTCGGCAACGAAATCTCCATGCAGGGCTTGGATGCCCGCCACGTGCTCTTCCTGCAGGATGGTGAGCGATTGACGGGCGACATGGCGGGCAACCTCGACTATGAGCGTTTCAACCTCCATGCCATCGACCGCATCGAAATCGTGAAGGGTGCCAGCAGTACCCTCTACGGAAGCCGTGCGTCGGGTGCCGTCATCAACCTCATCACCAAGAAAACTACCAAGCCTATCGATATTCAGGCTGGTGTACGCTGGGGACAGATGAACGAAACCAACTACAAGAATCCAGAAAAAAAGGATTTCCTGTATATGTTTGAGAAGAACGCTGACCGCCCGAACCTGCAGAGCTGGGTATCGGCAGGATTCAATGCAGGCAAGGTGACCTCGCAGACCGACGTGTGGTATTCTTCGAGCGATGCCTTCTACATGTATCAGGCGGAGAACGACAAGAAGGTCTATACCCAAGAGGCGAACCCTTGGCTCGACCACGACGTGACCATTACCAGCGTGGCTTCCCGTCCGCCAATGGGCATCGAGGGCACGGAGCATATCTCGGTATCGCAGAAGGTATTCTACGACCCTTTCAAGAACCTGGAGATTCTTGCCTACGGTAGTGCGTTCTATATGAATACCTACGACCTCATTCAGGACATGACCTTCAGTCAGGCGCGTGACTGGACGGCTGGAACCAAGATAAAGTACTCCTTCAAGGATTGGTTCAAGATTACCGCCTCCCTTCATGGCGACTTCTACGACCGCTTCAAGCGCCACGAGCGTATCGACGAGCGTACCAAAGTGTATAAGAGCCGTATCTTCCAGCCTCGCCTCTCCATCACCTCGCAGAAGTTCGAGGGCCACGACCTCATCCTCGGCATCGAGCACCTGAGCGATGACCTGACGAGCGACCGATTCAACGGCGATGCCTCCCACATCATGCGCACCCGTTCATTAAAAGAGACGGAGGCTTTTCTGCAGGACGAGTGGACGATGAACGACCACTGGATGGTTTCGGCAGGTGTGAGAACCAACTTCAGCCGTGCCTTCGGACTGATGGCGATGCCTAAGATTGCCTTCAAGTGGAGTCCGTCGGATCACTGGGCATGGAGAGCCAACTACTCGATGGGCTACCGTTCGCCAAGTATCAAGGAACTGTTCTTCAACTGGGACCACCTCGGCATGTTCATGATTAAGGGTAACGAGGACCTGAAGCCTGAGAAGAACAACTACGTGAGCCTGGGCACAGAGTACTCGAACGACAACTTCTTCATCTCGGGCAATGTGTATGGCAACTTCTTCCGCAAAAAGATTGAGGGTGTATGGCGCATCTACGACATGCAGTACAATTTCGAATATACTAATCTGTCGAAGCAGAACCTCATCGGACTGGAGACCATCATGCGCTGGCACTTCCTCAACCACTTCACGATGAATGCCACCTACAGCTACGTGAACGTGAGCAAGACGGATGGCATCCAGGTGAACACCACTTCGCCTCATGCTGCCACAGCGAGCCTCGACTATAAGTACAACAAGAAGAACTACCGACTGGGCGCCACCTTCTCGGCAAGCTACATGGGTGAGAAGAAATTCGATGTGCAGGACCGACTCTCTGTAAACGGTGAGAGCCACGATGCCTACTTCCGCTGCCAGTTGCCACAGTATGTATTGTGCAACCTGTCGGTGATTCAGACCTTCTATAATAAGGTAAAGGTAACGGTGGGTGTGGATAACATCTTTAATTATGTGCCAAAGACCTTAGGTTCGGGCATCACCATGTTTAACGTGCCAGCCACGGCAGGAGCCAAGGCGCATGTGCAGGTGGAAGTGTTGGTAGATGAATTGGTAAAAGCATTCCGAAAGAAGTGA